The following coding sequences lie in one Spodoptera frugiperda isolate SF20-4 chromosome 24, AGI-APGP_CSIRO_Sfru_2.0, whole genome shotgun sequence genomic window:
- the LOC118282073 gene encoding uncharacterized protein LOC118282073 isoform X1 encodes MAASDVIAQDGAHGHAKLHPYLVTLVRWCVSCVWSSASVLLHRLLTAPLPQLPGIGPQPASGPPPAAGPPPAAGPRARRAGTEHLHPEPRVECVELHAPPAHAHTLDVIFVHGLYGSLGNTWRQGEWRTKYKLDPTRVPLRTHEAAPCACTHSAAGAHSSQLAAYESKLHELYKEAMRGDHYEAQAKFVTQLYHSDCQPEGGAPAAPSECRCAGGAGARRCQAGCGCVCDACYSACWPRDWIKEDFPGARVISVNYTSDPYLWRPLWVKGHKRLRLHERAQQMSAQLVALGVGRRPVVWVGHSKGGLFIKQIYCDAYEAYLRVSGAQEAERDIANNNTGPEPCCRHPGSLLDTYRRGPAAGARRGPRDTLRSVSHMTALRHNHNSGDLDVVGVPGATHPLDDNCNPPPAVDSSQCGDLTAGGAGGEGGERGELCGESTEDLASSDEAVVARLWSMSSAFMFYSVPHRGSSLADIKAPLTARSVELQEIAADCSLLRALQARWLRATAPAPGPGHRPPPRVHSLVETCRTLMSVLWLRIVSAESADAGVGSLLGVGVDHREICKPSSRACPLYTELAQLIRAALHNCHCR; translated from the exons ATGGCGGCGAGTGACGTCATCGCGCAAGATGGCGCCCACGGACACGCCAAGCTGCATCCCTACCTCGTCACACTAGT ACGCTGGTGTGTGTCGTGTGTGTGGAGCTCGGCCAGCGTACTGCTGCACCGGCTGCTCACCGCGCCGCTGCCGCAGCTGCCCGGCATCGGGCCCCAGCCCGCCAGCGGGCCCCCGCCCGCCGCCGGGCCCCCGCCCGCCGCCGGGCcccgcgcgcgccgcgccggcACCGAGCACCTGCACCCCGAGCCGCGCGTGGAGTGCGTGGAGCTGCACGCGCCGCCTGCGCACGCGCACACGCTCGACGTCATCTTCGTGCACGGACTATACG GGTCGCTGGGCAACACGTGGCGGCAGGGCGAGTGGCGCACCAAGTACAAGCTGGACCCCACGCGGGTCCCGCTGCGCACGCACGAGGCGGCCCCGTGCGCGTGCACGCACAGCGCGGCCGGCGCGCACAGCTCGCAGCTGGCCGCGTACGAGAGCAAGCTGCACGAGCTGTACAAGGAGGCGATGCGCGGCGACCACTACGAGGCGCAGGCCAAGTTCGTCACGCAGCTGTACCACAGCGACTGTCAGCCCGAGGGGGGCGCCCCCGCCGCGCCCAGCGAGTGCCGgtgcgcggggggcgcgggggcgcggcgctGCCAGGCGGGCTGCGGCTGCGTGTGCGACGCGTGCTACTCGGCGTGCTGGCCGCGCGACTGGATCAAGGAGGACTTCCCGGGGGCGCGCGTCATCTCCGTCAACTACACCAGCGACCCCTACCTGTGGCGCCCCCTCTGGGTCAAGGGCCACAAGAG GCTGCGGCTGCACGAGCGCGCGCAGCAGATGTCTGCGCAGCTGGTGGCGCTGGGCGTGGGGCGGCGCCCCGTCGTGTGGGTCGGACACTCCAAGGGGGGGCTCTTCATCAAGCAGATCTACTGCGACG CGTACGAAGCGTACCTGAGGGTGAGCGGAGCACAGGAGGCGGAGCGCGACATCGCCAACAACAACACGGGGCCCGAGCCGTGCTGCCGGCACCCCGGGTCCCTGCTCGACACCTACCGGCGGGGCCCGGCCGCGGGGGCCCGGCGGGGCCCGCGCGACACGCTGCGCAGCGTCAGCCACATGACGGCGCTGCGACACAACCACAACTCGGGGGACCTCGACGTAGTCGGTGTACCGGGTGCCACACACCCACTCGACGACAACTGCAACCCGCCGCCCGCCGTCGACAGCTCGCAGTGCGGCGACCTCACtgcggggggcgcggggggaGAGGGGGGCGAGAGGGGAGAGCTGTGCGGGGAGAGCACTGAGGACCTGGCTTCTAGTGATGAAG CAGTGGTGGCGCGTCTGTGGTCGATGTCGAGCGCGTTCATGTTCTACTCGGTGCCGCACCGCGGGTCCTCGCTGGCCGACATCAAGGCGCCGCTGACGGCGCGCAGCGTGGAGCTGCAGGAGATCGCGGCCGACTGCAGCCTGCTGCGGGCGCTGCAGGCGCGCTGGCTGCGGGCCACCGCCCCCGCCCCCGGCCCCGGCCACCGGCCCCCGCCCCGGGTCCACAGCCTCGTGGAGACGTGCCGCACGCTCATGTCCGTGCTGTGGCTGCGCATCGTCAGCGCGGAGTCGGCGGACGCGGGCGTGGGCTCGCTGCTGGGCGTGGGCGTGGACCACCGCGAGATCTGCAAGCCCAGCAGCCGCGCCTGCCCGCTCTACACCGAGCTCGCGCAGCTCATCCGCGCCGCGCTGCACAACTGCCACTGTCGCTAG
- the LOC118282073 gene encoding uncharacterized protein LOC118282073 isoform X2 — MAASDVIAQDGAHGHAKLHPYLVTLVRWCVSCVWSSASVLLHRLLTAPLPQLPGIGPQPASGPPPAAGPPPAAGPRARRAGTEHLHPEPRVECVELHAPPAHAHTLDVIFVHGLYGSLGNTWRQGEWRTKYKLDPTRVPLRTHEAAPCACTHSAAGAHSSQLAAYESKLHELYKEAMRGDHYEAQAKFVTQLYHSDCQPEGGAPAAPSECRCAGGAGARRCQAGCGCVCDACYSACWPRDWIKEDFPGARVISVNYTSDPYLWRPLWVKGHKRLRLHERAQQMSAQLVALGVGRRPVVWVGHSKGGLFIKQIYCDAYEAYLRVSGAQEAERDIANNNTGPEPCCRHPGSLLDTYRRGPAAGARRGPRDTLRSVSHMTALRHNHNSGDLDVVGVPGATHPLDDNCNPPPAVDSSQCGDLTAGGAGGEGGERGELCGESTEDLASSDEVVARLWSMSSAFMFYSVPHRGSSLADIKAPLTARSVELQEIAADCSLLRALQARWLRATAPAPGPGHRPPPRVHSLVETCRTLMSVLWLRIVSAESADAGVGSLLGVGVDHREICKPSSRACPLYTELAQLIRAALHNCHCR; from the exons ATGGCGGCGAGTGACGTCATCGCGCAAGATGGCGCCCACGGACACGCCAAGCTGCATCCCTACCTCGTCACACTAGT ACGCTGGTGTGTGTCGTGTGTGTGGAGCTCGGCCAGCGTACTGCTGCACCGGCTGCTCACCGCGCCGCTGCCGCAGCTGCCCGGCATCGGGCCCCAGCCCGCCAGCGGGCCCCCGCCCGCCGCCGGGCCCCCGCCCGCCGCCGGGCcccgcgcgcgccgcgccggcACCGAGCACCTGCACCCCGAGCCGCGCGTGGAGTGCGTGGAGCTGCACGCGCCGCCTGCGCACGCGCACACGCTCGACGTCATCTTCGTGCACGGACTATACG GGTCGCTGGGCAACACGTGGCGGCAGGGCGAGTGGCGCACCAAGTACAAGCTGGACCCCACGCGGGTCCCGCTGCGCACGCACGAGGCGGCCCCGTGCGCGTGCACGCACAGCGCGGCCGGCGCGCACAGCTCGCAGCTGGCCGCGTACGAGAGCAAGCTGCACGAGCTGTACAAGGAGGCGATGCGCGGCGACCACTACGAGGCGCAGGCCAAGTTCGTCACGCAGCTGTACCACAGCGACTGTCAGCCCGAGGGGGGCGCCCCCGCCGCGCCCAGCGAGTGCCGgtgcgcggggggcgcgggggcgcggcgctGCCAGGCGGGCTGCGGCTGCGTGTGCGACGCGTGCTACTCGGCGTGCTGGCCGCGCGACTGGATCAAGGAGGACTTCCCGGGGGCGCGCGTCATCTCCGTCAACTACACCAGCGACCCCTACCTGTGGCGCCCCCTCTGGGTCAAGGGCCACAAGAG GCTGCGGCTGCACGAGCGCGCGCAGCAGATGTCTGCGCAGCTGGTGGCGCTGGGCGTGGGGCGGCGCCCCGTCGTGTGGGTCGGACACTCCAAGGGGGGGCTCTTCATCAAGCAGATCTACTGCGACG CGTACGAAGCGTACCTGAGGGTGAGCGGAGCACAGGAGGCGGAGCGCGACATCGCCAACAACAACACGGGGCCCGAGCCGTGCTGCCGGCACCCCGGGTCCCTGCTCGACACCTACCGGCGGGGCCCGGCCGCGGGGGCCCGGCGGGGCCCGCGCGACACGCTGCGCAGCGTCAGCCACATGACGGCGCTGCGACACAACCACAACTCGGGGGACCTCGACGTAGTCGGTGTACCGGGTGCCACACACCCACTCGACGACAACTGCAACCCGCCGCCCGCCGTCGACAGCTCGCAGTGCGGCGACCTCACtgcggggggcgcggggggaGAGGGGGGCGAGAGGGGAGAGCTGTGCGGGGAGAGCACTGAGGACCTGGCTTCTAGTGATGAAG TGGTGGCGCGTCTGTGGTCGATGTCGAGCGCGTTCATGTTCTACTCGGTGCCGCACCGCGGGTCCTCGCTGGCCGACATCAAGGCGCCGCTGACGGCGCGCAGCGTGGAGCTGCAGGAGATCGCGGCCGACTGCAGCCTGCTGCGGGCGCTGCAGGCGCGCTGGCTGCGGGCCACCGCCCCCGCCCCCGGCCCCGGCCACCGGCCCCCGCCCCGGGTCCACAGCCTCGTGGAGACGTGCCGCACGCTCATGTCCGTGCTGTGGCTGCGCATCGTCAGCGCGGAGTCGGCGGACGCGGGCGTGGGCTCGCTGCTGGGCGTGGGCGTGGACCACCGCGAGATCTGCAAGCCCAGCAGCCGCGCCTGCCCGCTCTACACCGAGCTCGCGCAGCTCATCCGCGCCGCGCTGCACAACTGCCACTGTCGCTAG